From one Triticum aestivum cultivar Chinese Spring chromosome 4B, IWGSC CS RefSeq v2.1, whole genome shotgun sequence genomic stretch:
- the LOC123090258 gene encoding transcription factor bHLH19-like: MPMDDMDDSRLFMQWAMSTLEQQDPGGADGGSQKSAGFSCLQELRDSSELTEAQNSLSSGDDTGGGGGIISPAPDAAVHEGSWSTASPTSGGPFAPSSMSWNFGAVLPPQPAGSGGGGTRAPLLSGVSQPTRRASTKGPPHAQDHVMAERKRREKINQRFIELSALIPGLKKMDKGTILTEATRYVKELQERVRSLEAAGGNHRSVETVVLVRKPCRPVAPDDGEGSARFLLAAGTPATGNKLPEIEAKLSEDNVMVRIHCEMNGKGLVARVLTEVEELHLRIVHNDVMPFTASTVIITTMAKVEEGFTVNTEEIVRRLNSALYQHSINNIKT; the protein is encoded by the exons ATGCCCATGGACGACATGGACGACTCTCGCCTGTTCATGCAGTGGGCGATGAGCACACTGGAGCAGCAGGATCCAGGAGGAGCCGACGGTGGCAGCCAGAAGAGCGCCGGCTTCTCGTGTCTCCAGGAGCTCCGCGATTCCTCGGAGCTGACAGAAGCACAGAACAGTCTGAGCTCCGGCGACGACACGGGCGGCGGTGGAGGAATCATCAGCCCAGCCCCTGATGCGGCTGTGCACGAAGGCAGCTGGTCCACGGCGTCCCCGACCTCGGGCGGGCCGTTCGCGCCCAGCAGCATGAGCTGGAATTTTGGCGCTGTCTTGCCGCCGCAGCCGGCTGGCAGCGGGGGCGGGGGCACGCGAGCGCCGCTTCTTTCCGGCGTGTCACAGCCGACGAGGAGGGCCTCCACAAAGGGCCCGCCACACGCGCAAGACCACGTCATGGCGGAGCGGAAGCGCCGGGAGAAGATCAACCAGCGCTTCATCGAGCTCTCCGCTCTCATTCCCGGCCTCAAGAAG ATGGACAAGGGGACGATTCTTACGGAGGCGACGAGATACGTGAAGGAGCTCCAAGAGAGGGTGAGGTCACTAGAGGCTGCCGGCGGCAACCATAGGAGCGTCGAGACCGTGGTGCTCGTCAGGAAGCCGTGCCGCCCTGTCGCGCCAGACGACGGCGAGGGCTCCGCGCGGTTCCTCTTGGCGGCCGGGACGCCAGCTACTGGAAACAAGCTGCCGGAGATCGAGGCAAAGCTCTCGGAGGACAACGTCATGGTGAGGATCCACTGTGAAATGAATGGAAAGGGTCTGGTCGCCAGGGTTCTCACGGAGGTCGAGGAGCTCCACCTCCGCATCGTCCACAACGATGTGATGCCGTTCACGGCGTCCACCGTGATCATAACCACCATGGCAAAG GTGGAAGAGGGCTTTACCGTCAACACAGAGGAGATTGTACGAAGACTCAACTCTGCACTGTACCAACATAGCATCAACAATATTAAGACTTGA